The Nitrosomonas communis genome has a segment encoding these proteins:
- a CDS encoding SurA N-terminal domain-containing protein — translation MFDFVHRKKTIVQVILLLAILPFMFWGVESYRTDGKESYVAVVDGEEITRREFEQALRNQHETMRNMLGDKFDSTLLDNPQMRLAVLENLIQKKLLQHEAVNVGLTVLDSQLAREIQNISAFHEDQKFSYQRYEELLRRQQMTPAMFESRMVAEIMQQQVLEAVAKSTVIPDTVTRNVAHLSEVKREINQVKIEPQHFISQINPDEAAIQSYYENHQADFLLPERVRIEYVVLSLEELAQQEEVAADEIKKYFDEHQSEFGQEEQRQASHILIAAPATASDDEKAAAREKAENLLAQLKAEPEKFAELASEHSEDQGSAKVGGDLGFLGRGILIKEFEDQLFQMQPNEIRGPVETTFGFHIIKLSEIKPAQTAPLEEVRDKIEQTLKRQKAASHFGEIVEDFSNIVYEQSDSLQPAAERLGLAIQQSEWIDKKSKEPAIVTNEKLLQAIFSDDAINEKHNTEAIEVMPDTFVSARVLEHKSAAIQSLDVVRDEVIDRVKKQLAAELAEQEGRDKLAQLQAGENVSVSWGDTKEISYMQPQGLELDTLRAISQTESDKLPAYTGVTGSEGSFSLIRINRIIEPASLDKDQYQVFSNQLKQMIVQEELSSYQLGLRQRYDVKIREESY, via the coding sequence CCGTTTATGTTTTGGGGCGTGGAGTCGTATCGTACGGATGGTAAAGAGAGCTATGTCGCAGTTGTGGACGGTGAAGAAATCACGCGAAGAGAATTTGAACAAGCGCTTAGGAATCAACATGAGACCATGCGTAATATGTTAGGGGATAAATTTGACAGCACTCTGCTTGATAATCCTCAGATGCGCTTGGCAGTTTTAGAAAATCTGATTCAAAAAAAATTGCTACAGCACGAAGCGGTTAATGTCGGTTTAACTGTTTTGGATTCACAATTGGCACGCGAGATTCAGAATATTTCAGCTTTCCACGAAGATCAAAAATTTTCATATCAGCGTTATGAAGAGCTATTACGCCGTCAGCAAATGACCCCGGCAATGTTTGAGTCACGAATGGTCGCTGAGATTATGCAGCAGCAAGTATTGGAGGCAGTTGCCAAAAGCACCGTGATTCCAGATACTGTAACCCGGAATGTGGCTCATTTAAGCGAAGTGAAGCGTGAAATAAATCAAGTTAAAATTGAACCGCAACATTTCATATCGCAGATTAACCCGGATGAGGCGGCAATACAGTCTTACTATGAGAATCATCAAGCAGATTTTCTTCTGCCCGAGCGTGTGCGCATTGAATATGTGGTGTTATCTTTAGAAGAACTGGCTCAGCAAGAAGAAGTTGCGGCAGATGAAATCAAAAAATATTTTGATGAACATCAAAGTGAGTTCGGTCAAGAAGAACAGCGACAAGCCAGTCATATTTTAATTGCTGCTCCTGCAACAGCTTCTGACGATGAGAAGGCTGCAGCACGTGAGAAAGCGGAGAATTTGCTGGCGCAGTTAAAAGCTGAACCAGAGAAATTTGCTGAACTGGCGAGCGAGCATTCGGAAGATCAAGGCTCGGCAAAAGTAGGAGGTGATTTAGGGTTCTTAGGACGGGGCATATTAATTAAGGAATTTGAAGATCAGCTATTTCAAATGCAGCCGAATGAAATTCGTGGCCCCGTTGAAACGACTTTTGGTTTTCATATCATTAAACTGTCTGAAATAAAACCGGCACAAACAGCGCCTTTGGAAGAGGTAAGAGACAAGATTGAACAAACTCTGAAACGTCAGAAGGCTGCAAGCCATTTTGGTGAAATTGTAGAAGATTTCAGTAATATAGTGTACGAGCAAAGTGATAGTTTGCAACCAGCCGCAGAAAGACTCGGTTTAGCAATACAGCAAAGTGAGTGGATTGATAAAAAATCGAAGGAGCCCGCTATCGTCACTAACGAAAAACTGCTGCAGGCAATTTTTTCAGATGATGCTATTAACGAGAAACACAATACAGAAGCGATAGAAGTCATGCCTGATACTTTTGTTTCTGCCAGGGTATTGGAGCACAAATCAGCGGCCATTCAATCATTAGATGTGGTCAGAGATGAAGTCATTGATCGCGTTAAGAAACAGCTCGCCGCTGAACTGGCTGAGCAAGAAGGCAGGGACAAGCTGGCTCAATTACAGGCTGGCGAAAACGTTTCAGTTTCATGGGGCGATACTAAAGAGATATCCTATATGCAACCCCAAGGATTGGAGTTAGATACTTTGCGTGCTATCTCCCAGACAGAAAGTGATAAATTACCCGCTTATACCGGGGTGACAGGATCAGAAGGGAGTTTTAGCCTGATCCGTATCAATCGGATTATTGAACCGGCTTCTTTGGACAAAGACCAATACCAAGTTTTTAGTAATCAGCTAAAACAAATGATTGTTCAGGAAGAATTATCATCGTATCAGCTTGGCCTCAGGCAGCGATACGATGTAAAAATCCGCGAAGAAAGCTATTGA